A DNA window from Rhizobium acidisoli contains the following coding sequences:
- a CDS encoding sugar ABC transporter ATP-binding protein, whose product MSTATDEGVKAQPLLSLRGINMTFGGVKALKNVSFEVLPGEVHCLAGENGSGKSTLIKVISGVYRPAEGAEIVFDGEAISHMTPGMTQARGIQIIWQDLALFPEMSVAENIAFQTLSGSRPRFVNYGAIRTIAEGALARLGVSLEVDRPLKDFAIAQRQIVAIARALVGQPRIVFMDEPTASLTQSETVHLLAIVRTLSASGVAVVFVSHRLAEVLEISSRITVLRDGALVGVFPVEGMTQSKITELMTGRTFDQNVRPRDLSQNPIMLSVSKLSRPGEFEEISFDLRRGETLGITGLLGSGRTELALTLFGMRRPATGTIKLEGRAVHFASNREAIAAGVAYLSEDRLSLGLNQPQSIADNLVMASLNRILSGRLISPDKKHALVAGWIADLGVRIGKQDDAISTLSGGNQQRVAIAKWLATDPKVLILDAPTVGVDVGARAGIFEIVARLAEAGLAIILISDEVPEVYFNADRIIHMEKGRVAGWHDPRTTTLKDLEAAVYA is encoded by the coding sequence ATGAGCACGGCAACGGATGAGGGCGTGAAGGCCCAGCCTCTTCTTTCGCTCCGCGGCATCAACATGACATTCGGCGGCGTGAAGGCGTTGAAAAACGTCTCCTTCGAGGTTTTGCCCGGCGAAGTGCATTGCCTGGCCGGCGAGAATGGTTCCGGCAAGAGCACGCTCATCAAGGTTATCTCCGGCGTATATCGGCCTGCCGAGGGGGCCGAGATCGTCTTCGACGGCGAGGCGATATCCCACATGACGCCAGGCATGACCCAGGCCCGCGGCATCCAGATCATCTGGCAGGATCTTGCGCTTTTTCCCGAAATGAGCGTGGCGGAAAACATTGCCTTCCAGACGCTTTCCGGTTCGCGCCCGCGCTTCGTCAACTATGGCGCGATCCGGACGATCGCGGAGGGCGCGCTCGCCCGGCTCGGCGTCAGCCTCGAGGTCGACAGACCGCTGAAGGACTTCGCCATCGCGCAGCGCCAAATCGTGGCGATTGCCCGCGCGCTGGTCGGGCAGCCCCGGATCGTCTTCATGGACGAGCCGACCGCCTCGCTCACCCAATCGGAGACCGTTCATCTGCTGGCGATCGTGCGCACCCTATCGGCTTCGGGCGTTGCCGTGGTCTTCGTCAGCCATCGTCTTGCGGAGGTGCTGGAAATCTCCTCGCGCATTACGGTGCTGCGCGATGGCGCACTCGTCGGGGTCTTTCCGGTGGAGGGCATGACGCAGTCGAAGATCACCGAGCTGATGACTGGGCGCACCTTCGATCAGAACGTTCGCCCCCGCGACCTGTCGCAGAACCCGATCATGCTCTCCGTCAGCAAGCTTTCCCGGCCTGGCGAGTTTGAGGAGATTTCCTTCGATCTGCGCCGTGGCGAGACGCTCGGGATCACGGGACTACTCGGCTCGGGCCGCACCGAACTTGCGCTTACGCTATTCGGCATGCGCCGGCCGGCCACCGGCACGATCAAATTGGAGGGAAGAGCGGTGCATTTTGCCTCCAACCGCGAGGCGATTGCGGCCGGCGTCGCCTATCTATCGGAGGACCGTCTTTCACTCGGTCTCAACCAGCCGCAATCCATCGCCGATAACTTGGTTATGGCCTCTCTCAACCGCATCCTCAGCGGCCGGCTGATTTCGCCCGATAAGAAGCACGCGCTCGTTGCCGGCTGGATTGCCGATCTCGGCGTCAGGATCGGCAAACAGGACGATGCGATCTCGACGCTTTCGGGCGGCAACCAGCAGCGCGTGGCGATCGCCAAATGGCTCGCCACCGATCCCAAAGTGCTCATCCTTGACGCTCCCACCGTCGGCGTTGATGTCGGCGCGCGCGCCGGCATCTTCGAAATCGTTGCGCGTCTCGCCGAAGCTGGGCTGGCGATCATCCTCATCTCGGACGAGGTGCCGGAGGTCTATTTCAATGCCGACCGGATCATTCACATGGAAAAGGGCCGCGTCGCCGGCTGGCACGATCCGCGCACGACCACTTTGAAGGACCTGGAGGCGGCCGTCTATGCGTAA
- a CDS encoding sugar phosphate isomerase/epimerase family protein: MQGFGVHTSMWTMNWDRAGAEKAIAGAVQYEMDFIEIALLNAPAVDARHTRELLEKNKLRAVCSLGLPEHAWASVRPDAAIEHLKIAIEKTAEMSAEALSGVIFGGIGERTGVPPTQGEYDNIAKVLDAAAKHAKKHGIQLGVEAVNRYENHLINSAQQAVDMVERVGADNIFVHLDTYHMNIEEKGAANGILIARDHLKYIHLSESDRGTPGYGNIPWDAIYVALAAIGFKGGLAMESFINMPAEVAYGLAVWRPVARDMEEVMGRGLPFLRNKAEQYGLI; encoded by the coding sequence ATGCAAGGTTTCGGCGTCCACACCAGCATGTGGACCATGAACTGGGATCGCGCAGGCGCCGAGAAGGCAATTGCCGGAGCGGTGCAGTATGAAATGGACTTCATCGAGATCGCGCTGCTCAACGCGCCGGCCGTCGATGCCAGGCACACCCGAGAGCTGCTTGAGAAGAACAAGCTGCGCGCGGTCTGCTCGCTCGGCCTGCCGGAGCATGCCTGGGCATCCGTCCGCCCGGATGCGGCGATTGAGCACCTGAAGATTGCGATCGAAAAGACCGCTGAGATGAGCGCCGAGGCGCTGTCCGGTGTCATCTTCGGCGGCATTGGCGAGCGGACAGGCGTACCGCCGACGCAAGGCGAATACGACAATATTGCCAAGGTGCTCGACGCTGCCGCAAAGCACGCGAAGAAGCACGGCATCCAACTCGGCGTCGAGGCCGTGAACCGTTATGAGAACCACCTGATCAACTCGGCCCAGCAGGCCGTCGACATGGTGGAGCGTGTCGGCGCCGACAACATCTTCGTTCACCTCGACACCTACCACATGAACATCGAGGAGAAGGGCGCGGCAAACGGCATCCTGATTGCCCGCGATCACCTGAAATACATCCATCTTTCCGAAAGCGACCGCGGCACGCCGGGCTACGGCAACATTCCCTGGGACGCGATCTATGTCGCGCTCGCCGCAATCGGCTTCAAGGGCGGACTTGCCATGGAAAGCTTCATCAACATGCCGGCGGAAGTGGCCTATGGCCTGGCCGTCTGGCGCCCCGTGGCACGCGATATGGAAGAGGTAATGGGAAGGGGTCTGCCGTTCCTGCGCAACAAGGCGGAACAATACGGCCTGATCTGA
- a CDS encoding class I SAM-dependent methyltransferase, translating into MARSLVLDGESLVAPGEIRRAARRFAATNPSDLIVAKAELAVSLDLSIRQFRSGVEPPAIIERLSEALHQLRRRFHPEVWDVIVPIAQSHPVAHYLHQDPLTRWSFEKPRGYSGDARLLDFIYGRPEIEDAVASSSTLGRSIYAYTRNASSSVAVRERRDILARRVDEIASARSGSTEVLAIASGHLREGPLSHALGTGAIKRWVALDQDPMSVGTVARDFAGTSVEALNGSVKSLLGGRHALGMFDFVYAAGLYDYLPDAVAVKLTKKCVSMLKPGGTFLFANFSPATDVDGYMETFMNWALLLRSEHEMGLIASESAAGADLKVSVWSGSNRSVVYCEIEKQP; encoded by the coding sequence ATGGCACGAAGTCTTGTCTTGGACGGTGAAAGTCTTGTTGCGCCGGGTGAAATTCGGCGGGCAGCAAGGAGGTTTGCTGCGACAAATCCCAGCGACCTTATCGTCGCGAAAGCCGAGCTTGCCGTCAGCCTCGATCTGTCGATCCGTCAGTTCAGATCCGGCGTCGAGCCTCCTGCGATCATCGAGCGGCTTAGCGAAGCCTTGCATCAGTTACGGCGCCGCTTTCATCCGGAGGTGTGGGACGTCATCGTTCCGATCGCGCAATCTCATCCGGTTGCTCACTATCTGCACCAGGATCCGTTGACCCGCTGGTCGTTTGAAAAGCCGCGCGGCTATTCCGGCGACGCACGGCTTCTCGACTTTATCTACGGCAGGCCTGAGATCGAGGACGCCGTCGCATCATCGAGCACCTTGGGACGTTCGATCTACGCCTACACTCGAAATGCTTCGTCATCCGTCGCGGTACGAGAGCGTCGAGACATTCTGGCGCGGCGCGTCGACGAAATCGCTTCGGCTCGGTCCGGTTCCACCGAAGTCCTGGCCATCGCGTCGGGCCATCTTCGTGAGGGGCCTTTGTCGCACGCGCTCGGCACCGGCGCAATCAAACGCTGGGTCGCTTTGGATCAGGACCCGATGAGTGTTGGAACAGTCGCCCGCGATTTCGCCGGCACGTCGGTCGAGGCGCTCAACGGGTCGGTCAAATCCCTGCTCGGGGGAAGGCATGCGCTGGGAATGTTCGATTTTGTGTATGCGGCCGGTCTTTATGACTATCTGCCGGACGCTGTCGCCGTAAAGCTGACCAAGAAGTGCGTCAGCATGCTTAAGCCTGGCGGCACATTCCTGTTCGCCAACTTCTCCCCGGCGACGGATGTCGACGGCTATATGGAGACATTTATGAACTGGGCGCTGCTGTTGCGCTCGGAACATGAGATGGGCTTGATCGCCAGTGAAAGCGCGGCTGGGGCGGATCTGAAAGTGTCTGTCTGGTCGGGCTCGAATCGTAGCGTTGTCTACTGCGAAATTGAAAAACAGCCCTAA
- a CDS encoding ABC transporter permease: protein MNTLAARFNAIFGADMAGPLAALAIVLIVFGFASPHFLTGATFGSVAFQLPELGILTLAMLMPILTGGLNLAITFTANIAGLTLAWTLQANGGIDAGPAAFLLGSLLALVVGAASGLVMGLVIAFTRAHPILVSLSMMIFLRGLGEFLTRGGDISGFPTFIAPIGHGSVLGIPIPLLILIACVIASHVLLARSKLGFSTYMIGSNIESARYSGINTRKVLVLVYMLSGVMAAVAGIIMLARFNSVRVGHGESYLLITVLACFLGGINPFGGFGRVLPVFVALVVLQLLSSGLNLLGANQHLTTAVWGILLIVVMVLRWFSAKFITIGK, encoded by the coding sequence ATGAACACCCTCGCCGCCCGCTTCAACGCGATCTTCGGGGCTGATATGGCCGGTCCGCTGGCCGCGCTGGCGATCGTGCTGATCGTCTTCGGTTTCGCCTCGCCACATTTCCTGACGGGCGCGACCTTCGGATCTGTCGCCTTTCAGCTTCCCGAGCTCGGCATCCTAACGCTTGCCATGCTGATGCCGATCCTCACCGGCGGCCTGAATCTGGCGATCACCTTCACCGCCAACATCGCGGGCCTGACGCTTGCCTGGACGCTGCAAGCCAATGGCGGGATCGATGCCGGCCCGGCCGCCTTCCTGCTCGGCTCGCTGCTGGCGCTTGTCGTCGGCGCCGCAAGCGGCCTGGTCATGGGCCTCGTCATCGCCTTTACCCGCGCCCATCCGATCCTGGTTTCGCTATCGATGATGATCTTCCTGCGTGGCCTCGGCGAGTTCCTGACGCGGGGCGGCGATATTTCGGGTTTCCCCACCTTCATCGCTCCCATCGGCCACGGCAGCGTTCTCGGCATTCCTATACCGTTGTTGATCCTGATCGCCTGTGTGATCGCCAGCCACGTCCTGCTCGCGCGATCCAAGCTCGGTTTTTCCACCTATATGATCGGCTCCAATATCGAGTCCGCCCGCTATTCCGGCATCAATACCCGCAAGGTTTTGGTGCTTGTCTACATGCTCTCCGGCGTGATGGCTGCCGTGGCCGGCATCATCATGCTTGCGCGCTTCAATTCGGTACGCGTCGGCCATGGAGAGTCCTATCTGCTGATCACCGTGCTCGCCTGCTTCCTCGGCGGCATCAATCCGTTCGGCGGCTTCGGCCGCGTCCTGCCCGTCTTCGTGGCGCTCGTCGTGCTGCAGCTTCTCTCTTCGGGGCTCAATCTGCTCGGCGCCAACCAGCATCTCACCACTGCCGTCTGGGGCATCCTGCTCATCGTCGTGATGGTGCTGCGATGGTTCTCGGCCAAGTTCATCACAATCGGGAAATAG
- a CDS encoding ABC transporter permease, with the protein MRKLFLSHTTECVLIAVIIAMSIFLAFVTDRFFTLGNAFDLLNISAVNIIFAVGLLVVLIAGGIDISFAVAASIVQYLTVLALERIGGGGWTSGFLIAAGIGIALGLINAFLIHRFRIISIVATIATFNVYFGLLMFFTKGVSLYNLPDWLTSRVVIYEREMADGSWAEITLPVVVMAVCTLATWLFITRTTTGRQLYAFGDNPDGARRFGINIGAMQFIAFGWLGLMAGIAGLMQAHYAQEVVPNALYGRELDVLAAVVLGGARLGGGKGSVLGCVLGVLLVSITQNGLNLMGVSPFAFKMIVGAIILVAITLSSARIGALAPVFGSSISGDGQPAASGEKR; encoded by the coding sequence ATGCGTAAGCTGTTCCTGTCCCATACGACCGAATGCGTGCTCATCGCCGTCATCATCGCGATGAGCATCTTCCTGGCCTTTGTGACCGATCGTTTCTTCACACTCGGCAATGCCTTCGACCTGCTGAATATCAGCGCCGTCAACATCATATTCGCCGTCGGCCTGCTCGTGGTGCTGATTGCCGGCGGGATCGACATCTCCTTCGCCGTCGCCGCCTCGATCGTGCAGTATCTCACCGTACTTGCGCTCGAGCGGATCGGCGGGGGTGGCTGGACATCCGGCTTCCTGATCGCGGCAGGCATCGGCATCGCGCTCGGGCTGATCAACGCCTTCCTGATCCACCGCTTCCGCATCATCTCGATCGTCGCGACAATCGCGACCTTCAACGTCTATTTCGGCCTGCTGATGTTCTTCACCAAGGGTGTATCGCTGTACAATCTGCCTGACTGGCTGACCAGTCGCGTGGTCATTTACGAGCGGGAAATGGCCGACGGCAGCTGGGCGGAAATCACGCTGCCGGTTGTCGTCATGGCCGTCTGCACGCTCGCCACCTGGCTCTTCATTACCCGCACGACGACCGGCCGGCAGCTCTATGCCTTCGGCGACAATCCCGACGGCGCGCGCCGCTTCGGCATCAATATCGGCGCCATGCAGTTCATCGCCTTCGGCTGGCTTGGACTGATGGCAGGCATCGCCGGCCTCATGCAGGCGCATTACGCGCAGGAGGTGGTGCCGAACGCACTCTATGGCCGCGAGCTCGATGTTCTCGCTGCCGTGGTGCTCGGCGGCGCGCGTCTGGGCGGCGGCAAGGGCTCCGTGCTCGGTTGCGTGCTGGGCGTGCTGCTCGTCTCGATCACCCAGAACGGCCTCAACCTGATGGGCGTCTCGCCCTTCGCCTTCAAGATGATCGTCGGTGCGATCATCCTCGTTGCGATCACGCTGTCGAGCGCCCGCATCGGCGCGCTGGCGCCTGTCTTTGGGAGCTCCATATCGGGCGATGGCCAACCTGCGGCAAGCGGAGAAAAGAGATGA